GCTTCTAAGGCCCGATGAAAAAATGGGCTGGCCCTCCCGTTGCTCCGGGGGCGGAAATCCGGTCCTCCTTCGTCATCCAGGGACAAGGCGCGCGCGTAAGGTCGCGCCACAGGCTGATGGGGCGAGATCGATGAAACGAAGTGCGGTGATGGCCGGAGCGGCCCTTGGCGTGGTGCTGGCCTTTGGCGCGATGGGCGGCGCCACGGCGTCCGACCTGCCCTCGCCGGCGACGGCCTTCGCCCAGCCGGTCGGCAGCGACTACTTCCTGGCCGACTACACCGCCTATGAAGCCTATCTGAAGGCGCTGGCCGCCAAGTCCGACCGCATGAAACTGGTCGACATCGGCAAGACCGAGGAAGGCCGCACCCAATGGATGGCGATCGTCTCCTCGCCCGCCAACCTGGCCAAGCTGGACCAGTACCGGACCATCGCCCGCAAGCTGGCAAAGGCCGAGGGCGTCAGCGAGGCCGAGGCCCGCAAGCTGGCCGCCGAGGGCAAGGCCGTGGTGTGGATCGACGCAGGCCTGCACGCCAACGAGACTGTGACCTCACAAGGCCAGATCCAGGTCATCCACCAGATGCTGACGGGGACCGATCCTGAGACCCTGCGGTTCCTGGACGACTGCATCATCCTGTTCGCGCACGACAATCCCGACGGGATGGAGATGATCTCCGACTGGTACATGCGCAACGAGGACCCCAAGAAGCGGGAGTTCGGCTCGTTGCCGCGCCTGTATCACAAGTACATCGGCCACGATAACAACCGCGACAGCTTCATGTCGGCCATGGCCGAGACGACCAACGTCAACCGCCAGCTGTTCCGCGAGTGGTTCCCCCAGATCGTCTACAACCAGCACCAGACCGCGCCCAACGGCATGGTCGTGTTCGTGCCGCCGTTCCGCGATCCGGCCAACCACAACTACGACCCGCTGGTCATGACCATGCTGCAGGAAGTTGGCATGGCCATGCACAGCCGCCTGGTGGCCGAGGACAAGCCCGGCACCGGCGCGCGCAGCGCCGCCCCCTACTCCACTTGGCACAACGGGATGGAGCGCTCCATCGCCTACTTCCACAATTCGATCGGCCTGCTGACCGAGATCACCGGCGGCCCGACCCCGTCGCCGATCAACCTGGTCCCCGAGGTGCAGTTGCCCAGCAACGACCGGCCGGTTCCGATCGCGCCCCAGATGTGGCGCCTGCAGCAGACGCTAGATTACCAGGCCAGCCTGAACCGCTCGGTGCTGGACTACGCCTCGCGCAACCGCGAGCGCCTGCTCTTCAACATCTGGAAGATGGGCGACAACAGCATCAAGCGTGGCAGCCGCGACACCTGGACCATCACCCCGACCAAGGTCGACGCGCTGATCGCGGCCGGCAAGGAAAAGCCCCTGGCCGGCGGGCGCGGCGGTTCGGCGGATCCTTCGCTCTACAAGACGATCATGCAGGCGCCCGAGCAGCGCGACCCGCGCGGCTTCATCCTGCCCGCCGATCAGGCCGACCTGCCGACCGTGGTCGCCTTCCTGAACGCCCTGATTAAGGCGGGCGTCGACGTCGATGTCGCCGACAAGGCCTTCACCGTGGCCGGCAAGACGTACCCCGCCGGCTCCTACGTGGTCCGCACGGCCCAAGCCTATCGTCCGCACGTGATGGACATGTTCGAGCCGCAGGACCACCCGCACGACACCGAGTATCCGGGCGGCCCGCCCAAGGCGCCGTACGACGTCACCGGCTACACCCTGGCCTACCAGATGGGGATCAAGTTCGACCGCGTGCTGGACGCCTTCGAGGCGCCCACCAAGCGGGTGCCCGACCTGATCAAGGTCGCGCCGGGTTCGGTGAAGGGCTCGGGAAGCGCAGGCTGGCTGATCCGCCACGAGACCAACGCCAGCTTCACCCTGACCAACCGCCTGCTGAAGGCCGGCGCCAAGGTCCAGTGGCTCAAGGACGGCGCCAAGGCCGGCGGCAAGACCTTCGGAGCCGGCGCGATCTGGGTCCCTGCCTCCCCCGCCGCCAAGGCGGTGATCGACAAGGGCGTGAAAGACCTGGGGATCGACGCCTGGGCCGTCGCCGCCAAGCCGGCGGGCGCCGCCATCGCGCTGAAGCCGATCCGCGTGGGCCTGGTCGACGTCTACGGCGGCTCGATGCCTTCGGGCTGGAACCGCTGGATGTTCGAGCAGTTCGAGGCGCCCTTCCAGGTCGTCTATCCGCAGCGCCTGGACGCCGGCGACATCGGCAAGGACTTCGACGTGCTGGTCTTCGCCGACGGCGTGGTGCCCGCCCCGGCGGACGGTCCGTTCCGCGCCGGCCGCGGCGGGGCCCAGCCCAAGCCCGAGGACATTCCGGCCGAGTACCGGTCGTGGCTTGGCCGCGTGACCGATGAGAAGACCGTCCCCAAGATCGCCGAGTTCGTGAAGGGCGGCGGCACGGTCGTGGCCATCGGCGCCTCGACGCGCCTGGCCACGGCGCTCGGCGCGCCGGTCGAGGTGGCCACGGCCAAGACCGAGAACGGCCAGCTCAAGGCCCTGTCGAACCGCGAGCTCTACATCCCTGGCGCAGTCCTGCGGGCCAAGGTCGATCCGAAACAGCCGCTGGCCTACGGGGCGGGTGAGGAGGTCGACGTGTTCTTCGACCGCAGCCCGGCCTTCACCGTGAAGCCCGACGTCAAGGGCGTCTCGCGCGTGGCCTGGTTCGACAGCGACAAGCCGCTGCGCAGCGGCTGGGCCGTGGGCCAGGAGAAGCTGAAGGGCTCGACGGCGATGCTCGACATCACCGTGGGCAAGGGCAAGGTCTTCGCCTTCGGCCCCGAGATCACCCAGCGCGCCCAGTCGTGGGGCACGTTCAAGTTCCTGTTCAACGGCCTGCTCTACGGGCCGGCGGTGAGCGGAAAGTAGGGCTGAAAATAAGATCGGCGCCGGACGGGGAAGTCCGGCGCCGAGTTCGTCTCGGGACGGTTGGAGACATCCGCGAGGCGGTTACCGCTCCGGGGGTTGGCGTGAACCGGAGCGGCCTGGAGTCGCCGGGAGCTGGACCGGCGTCGGCGACGACCAAGGCGAAGGTGCGCCCGCCCCCGCGCCCGGACATTGAGACAAATCAAACAGTCTAGAAACGAAGTCGGCGCCGGAGGGGCAGCTCCGGCGCCGACAGATCGCGTCCCCTTAGATCAAGGGGGGGAGGTAGACCCTCAGGGCGCGATCGCCTCGGCCCCCGGGCGACGCGGATCGGCGCCGCCGAGATAGAGACCCTGCTCGATCATGATCGACTGGGCCGAGCCCATGGTCTCGTCGGAGGTTATCGGATGACCCATCGCCTTCAGGATGGCGACGGTGTCGGGATTGAAGTTTGGCTCGACGCGCAGGGTGTCGCTGGCGTCCTGGAAGATGCGCGGCTGGTGGGTGGCCTCGGCCACGTTCAGCTTGAAGTCTACGACGTTGACGATGACCTGCAGCACCGTGTCGATGATGGTGCTGCCGCCCGGCGTGCCGGTGATCAGCCACGGCTTGCCGTCCTTGAAGATCATGGTCGGCATCATGGTCGAGAGCACGCGCTTGCCCGGCTGCAGGGCGTTGGGCGGGGCCGGCTTGCCGCTCTTCTGCGCGCGCCAGGCGGCCTCGTGGGCGTAGTTGTTCATCTGGTTGTTCAGCACGAAGCCCGCGCCGGCCACCATCACGCCCGAGCCGAAATCGGCCCCCAGCGTATAGGTGTTGGACACCGCGTTGCCCTCGGCGTCGGCGACCGAGAAGTGCGTCGTGTTCGGGCTTTCGAACGCCCACGGATCGCCGGCGCCCAGGTCCTTGGCGGGCGTGGCCTTGTCGGGATTGATCAGCTTGGCGCGCTGGGCGCCATAGGCCTTGGACGTGAAGCCCTGCAGCGGGACCTTCACGAAATCGGTGTCGCCCAGATACTTGTAGCGGTCGGCATAGGCCATCTTCATGGCCTCGGCCTGAAGGTGCAGGGTCTTGGCCGAGCCCAGGCCCGTGGCCTTCAGGTCGAAGCTCTCCAGGATGTTGAGCATCTCCAGCAGGGTCGCGCCGCCGGCGCTGGCGGGCGGCGAGGTCTTGACCGTCAGGCCGCGATAGCTCCCGACCAGGGGCTGACGGATCTCGGCCTTGTAGGCGGCCAGGTCCTCCAGGGTGATCAGGCCACCATGGGCCTTCATGTCGGCGGCGAAGCGCTGGGCGATCTCGCCGCGATAGAAGGCGTCGGCGCCCTTGTCGGCGATCTGGCGCAGCGACCAGGCCAGCTCGGGCTGCTTGAGGACCTCGCCGGCGCGATAGAGCTCGCCGCCGGGCTTGTAGAAGGTCTGCTTGCCGGCCTCGCTCTCGGACAGGCGCTGCTTGCCCCAGCTGAAGACAAAGGCTTCGTCGGGCGACAGGGCCACGCCGTCGGCGGCCAGGCGATAGGCCGGCTCGACCACCTGCTTCCAGGCCAGGCGACCATATTTCTGATGCGCCAGGTAGAGGCCCGCGACCGTGCCCGGAACGGTGGGCGCGCGATAGCCGCGCGAGGCCACGTCGTCCATTTCCTTGCCATTCTCGTCGACGAAGGTCTCGAGCTTGGCGGCCTTGGGCGCGACGCCGCGATAGTCGATGAAGATCGTCTCGCCCGTCTTAGCCAGGTGGACCATCATGAAGCCGTCGCCGCCGATATTGCCGGCGCGCGGCAGGGTCACGGCCAGGGCGAAGGCGGTGGCGACGGCGGCGTCCACGGCGTTGCCGCCCTGACGCAGGATGTCGGCGCCGACCTTGGTGGCGATGGCGTTCTGGCTGACCACCATGCCCCGCTCGCCCACCACCGGCGAGTGGATGCTGGGATACTCCAGCAGCTGCTTCTTCTGGGCCAGCGCCTCGGACGAGACGATGGGCGAAAGCGCCAGGGCGAAGGCGGCTAGGCCGGTGGAAATAAGGCGGAAAGGCTTCACGACGCCCTCGTTGGATAAACGCGTATCTTCAATCCGACCTTCCCGGCGAATGCCGGGACCCAGATCATAAGGCTGTGCTTGAGCCGTACTGGACCCTCGGAGCCCTACAATCTGGGCCCCGGCATTCGCCGGGGAGATCGGACTGGTGGAGCAAACTAGAACCGCTTGGAGAGGTTCATGTACCAGTAGCGCCCCGTCGCGTTGTGCAGCGCGCCCGAGTAGCCGAAGTTCGAGGCCGACAGCGGCGGGTCCTTGTCGAAGGCGTTGCGCACGCCCACGCGGACCGTGGAGCCGTCGAACATGCCGTCCTTGAACGCGTACTGGCCGTAGAAGCTGACGGTCGTCCATTCCTTGATCGGGAAGTACTGGCCGTTCACCTGCGCCGGGCCGGTGTCATAGACCTCGCCGACATAGTTCACGAACGCGCCCGCGCCCCAGCCGTCCTTGCGCCAGGAGACGCTGGCCGTGCCGCGGAACTCGGGGAAGCCGTCGAACTGGATCTGGTTGCCGGCGCTGGCGATCGTGATGCCCGGCAGCTTGCCGGCCGCGACCGCCTGCAGAAGGATGCTCTCCGTCTGGCCAGGAGCCTGGTCATACTTCAGGAGCTTGGCGACATTGATCGACAGGCCGAAGTCGCCCCAGGGGGTGTCGTCCAGGTCGTAGTCCAGGCTGAAGTCGGCGCCCTGCACCATGCGCGGCTGCAGGTTCGAGTAGGTGTCGCTGATGTAGGCGATGTTGCCGACCGTGGCCGTGCCCACCGGCGCGTCGCGCACGACGTTCGGGTTGGACGAGCCGCTCTGGCGCAGCAACCAGTCGTAGGCGATCTGGTTATAGCCGCCCAGGATACCCACGATGTTCTTCTCGCGGATCGACCAGAAGTCGCTGGTCAGGGTCAGCTTGCCATATTGGCGCGGAATGAAGGTGGGCTGATAGACGAAGCCGATCGTGGCGTTGTCGGCCTCTTCCGGCTTCAGGTTCTTGTTGCCGCTGCGCACTTCGATCGTGCTGGCGCTGGGGCAGGTGGTGACGGTCGGCGTGTTGATCCGGCAGGCCGCGAAGTCGGTGCGGGTGTTCGAGACCGTCGTGCCGTCGCTGTAGAACTGCGGCAGGTTCGGGGCGCGGAAGCTCTGCGAGACCGAACCGCGGATCGCGAAGCCCTGGCCGACCTTCCAGTAGATCGCGCCCTTGGGCTTCAGCACGTTGCCAAAGTCCGAATACTCTTCGTCGCGCGCGGCGATCTGCAGGCTGATCTCCTCGACGAACGGGATGTTCATCTCGGGCGAAACGATCGGCACGGCCAGTTCGAAGAAGGCCGAGGCGACCGACCGGTGCGCGTTGACGTCCGGCGCGCCCGAGGCGCCCATGACGTCCGTGCCGTAGGTCACGCCGGTGACGCTGTTGGTGTACTTGATCGTGCCGTCCAGGCGCTTGTCGCGGTCGTCCTTGTACGTCTCGCGACGCCACTCGACGCCCGCCGCGATCCCGACATCGCCGCCCGGCAGGGTGAAGAGGTCCTTCTTGGAGATCTTGAAGTCGGCCAGGGTCAGCGAGGTCTCGCTGATGCGATAGACGTTGATCAGGAACGAGTTGATCGTCGCGCGATCGTTGGGCGTGCCATCGCCCAGCGAGTAGTTGGGCTGGCTGCCGCCGTTGAACGGATTGTACGCCGTCGCATCCGTGCGGTTCAGGGCCGCCTGGAACGCGGTGTTGCTGATCGCGTCGTGCGTCATGTCCTTGGTGCGGGCCTTGGAATACAGCAGCGCCGAATCCCACTTCCAGCCCTTCCAGCCGCCCTTCAGCCCGCCCAGCAGGCGGTAGCTGTCGTCCGTCACCGTATAGGTGCGCGGGCCGGTGTCGACCGGGCGATAGGTGGTGATGTTCATGGCGAGGCCGGTGGTCGGCACGCCGGTCAGATTGGCCAGACGGTTGGGGCTGGTCGTCGGACCGAAGGGGTTCCAGTAGGCGTTCGCGGCGATGCTAATCGGCGCGGTGCTGAGCGGCGCCGACTGTTCGCGGCTGCCGGTGAACAGGGCGTGGTAGTAGCCCACTTCGCCATAGCCGGTGATGTCGCCGAAGTCGTGCTCGACCGTCGAGAACAGGTTGGTGCGCTCGACGCCGCCCTTCAGGGTGCGATCGGGGTTTTCGTCATAGCGCAGAACGCGGCTGTTGGCGCCGGTGATCGTGCCCGAGCGGATGCAGAGGTTGCCGGTCAGCACGGTGCTGGAGCAGCCAGCGGCGGTGTTGGCGGTCGGCTCGATGTGGAACACGCCCGAGGTCGTCAGCGTCGCCGTGCCTTGGCGGACCGTGGTGGTCGCCGGGATGAGGGTGAACGAACCCCAGGGGCTGGAGGTCGAGCGGCTGTCGAAGGTGGTGTTGTCCACCCACGGCGTGTTGGCCACCTGCGCCCGGTGATCCTCGCTGGCCGAATAGTCGCGCTCCGACGCCATCAGACGGCTGCGGCCGGTGTAGTTGCCGAAGAAGGTCAGGCGCGTGCCGTCTGCCAGACGGGTGCCGGCCTTCACGTTGAACGAGCCTTCGCGGTAGCTGGTGCCTTCCGAGCCGCCGTACTGGGCTTCCATCTTCAGGCCACGGAACTTGGTGTCGAGGACCGTGTTGACCACGCCGGCCACCGCGTCGGCCCCGTAGATGGCCGCAGCGCCGTCGCGCAGCACTTCCACCCGCTTGATACCCGCCACGGGGAAGGCGTTGGTATTGACGGTCTGAACCGGAACCAGGTTTTCGGTCTGAGTGCCCGGCGCCAGCACGGCGCGACGACCGTTCAGCAGGGCCAGGGTATTGCCAGTGCCGAGGCTGCGCAGGTTCAGCGAGGCCACGTCGCCGCGCGCGTCGTTCAGGTTGCCGGTGGTGCGGGCTTCCTGGAACTGGACGTCGCCAGCTTGCGGGATCGAGCGGAACAGTTCGTCGCCCGAAACAGCGCCCGTGGCGATGATCTCTTTCTCGCCGACCACCGTGACCGGCAGGGCCTCGGTCGTGCGGGCGCCTTCGATCTGCGAGCCGACGACCACGACCGCTTCGACGACCTGGGCCTCTTCACTGGTCGCGCCGGCCCCCGCGCGCGAGGACTGGGGGGATTGGGACTGGGCGCCTTCGGCCGGCGCCTGGCGCAGCGTGATGGTCTTGCCGTCGTCCGACTGGACGACCAGTCCGGCGGCCTTCGCCAGACGCGCCAAGGCGTCGGCGTCGGCGACGTCGCCGGTCACCGCCGGGGTGCGCTTGCCCGAGGCGGCCTCGAACGGGAACAGAACCTGCTTGCCCGACTGCTTGGCGAAGGCTTGCAACGCGGTCACCGCATCGCCGGCCGGAATGTTGAACGTGTGCCGCGCCTCTTGCGCGAGCGCCGGGCCGGCCAGCACCAGGACGGCGGCCGACGCCATCAGGAAGCCGCGAACCGCGCGGCGACGGGTGTTGATGGTCATTTTCTTGTTTACCCCTCGAAGCGCCCTCCATCCCCATGGAGGACCGCCTTTGAAGGATCGACGCACGCGTGTCGGGTTTCCGCCAGTGGCGAAGGGACTTTTTTAGCCTCAATTCCAAGTGTCATCCCGGCCGGACCCCGGCGAAAGCCGGGGGTAGAGCCGGGACCCAGGGGCGGCGCGCGAGGCGTTCTGTCACTCCCTGGTTCCCGGATAGCCTCTTCGAGGCTTCCGGGATGACACCCAGTTGTGATGGAAGCTATCTATCCCTTGCGCCACAACCGGATGTCGCCGTCGTCATCCTCGGACGCCTGCACCGGGAACGTGCTGGTGACCGCGTCGACAAAGCTGCGCGGCTCGGTGGTCTGGAAGTAGCCAGCCAGACGCAGGCCATTGATAGACGGATCGACGATGCGCACCTGCTGCCTGTTGTAGCGATTGAACTCGGCCACGGCCTGTTCCAGCGACTGGCCGTTTAGCGCGATCGCGCCCTGGCGCCAGGCCAGGACGCGGTCGATCTCGCCTTCGGAGATGGCGCGAGCTCGGCTTCCGGCGGCGGTGTAGACCGCTGCGACGCCGGCCTTCAGGCGCATCTCGTCCTTGGGCTGGGCGGGTTCGGGGTCAAGCGCGACGGCGCCCTTCTTGACCGTCACGGTCGCCCCGTCGGCGCGCAGACGCACCGCCAGCTCCGAAACGCCGTCGGCCCGCATCACCGCGTCTTCGGCGCGCACCACGAAGGGACGGGAGTCGCTGGCCGCCTCGAACACCGCCTCGCCGCGCACCAGGCGCACCTCACGCACGCCGCGCCGGTAGCGGACCACCACCTTGCTGTCGGTGTTCAGTTCGATTCGGCTGTTGTCGCTGAGCACGACGACCCGACGCTCGCCGATCGCGGTGGCGTAGGCCGTGCCGCCGCCGAAGGTGGTGACCCCCGCCACAGAGAGGGCCAGCACTGCCGCCGCGGCCATGCCGCGCGCCCAGACCGACCGGCTCAGACGCGGCAGAACCGGGCGGCGCTCGGCCGCCAGCAGGTCCCGGTCAGGCCGCTCGGCCGCCGGACGCATGGCGCGCAGGCGCTCCAGCCGCGCCCAGGCGGCGGCTTCGCGTTCAAAGGCGGCTTCGTGTTCGTGGCTTTCGTCGCGCCAGGCCTCGAAGGCGGCGCGGTCGGCGGCGGAACACGAAGCGTCATCAAGCCGAACCACCCAGAGGGCGGCCGCCTGCCTCACCGCTTCGCGTCGTGATCCCGTCTCGCGCTCCATGAGCGTCCTTCGTCGACCTTACTCTTACGCCCGATACGACGTCCCAACTTGTCGGAACAGTACCGAAGACCCTTCACCAGATGCTTCTCGACAGTAGAGACGGACAAGCCGAGCCTAACCGCTATCTCGTCGGGCGAGAGGCTGTAAACTTTTCTCAACGTGAAGACGCGACGGCACTGCGTGGGCAACTCCGCGATGGCGTCCGCCAGCAGCCGCAGCTCTTCGCGTGATTCGATGACGGCATGAGGGCTGGGCGCCTCGTCCAACGGCTCGATCCGGTCGAAGTCGGCGACGGCGGTGATGGTCAGCACCTTGCGCCGGCGCAGCGCGTCCAGGGCGCAATTGCGAAGGACGCGGTTGGCGAACGCGCCCGGATTTCCGATCTCGCGCCAGGTCTTGCAGGCGATCGCGCGCGCGAAGGCCTCGTGCACCAGATCCTCCGGATCGGTCTGACCATCGCGGCAGAACCGCCGCGCATAGGCCAGAAGATCTGCCTCCAGCGGCAGGATCTCACGCCGAAACCAGGCGCGCCTGTCGTCGTCTTCTTGAGCCATCAACGCTCCCCTCGAGCTTCAGCGAAGCCGAAAGGGCGCCCGAACGCAACCCGGCGATGACCCATCGCCGGGCGCGGAGCGAATTTTGCCTAGTCTTCGATCGGGTTGTGGCGCGTATCCT
The DNA window shown above is from Caulobacter sp. FWC26 and carries:
- a CDS encoding TonB-dependent receptor domain-containing protein, translating into MTINTRRRAVRGFLMASAAVLVLAGPALAQEARHTFNIPAGDAVTALQAFAKQSGKQVLFPFEAASGKRTPAVTGDVADADALARLAKAAGLVVQSDDGKTITLRQAPAEGAQSQSPQSSRAGAGATSEEAQVVEAVVVVGSQIEGARTTEALPVTVVGEKEIIATGAVSGDELFRSIPQAGDVQFQEARTTGNLNDARGDVASLNLRSLGTGNTLALLNGRRAVLAPGTQTENLVPVQTVNTNAFPVAGIKRVEVLRDGAAAIYGADAVAGVVNTVLDTKFRGLKMEAQYGGSEGTSYREGSFNVKAGTRLADGTRLTFFGNYTGRSRLMASERDYSASEDHRAQVANTPWVDNTTFDSRSTSSPWGSFTLIPATTTVRQGTATLTTSGVFHIEPTANTAAGCSSTVLTGNLCIRSGTITGANSRVLRYDENPDRTLKGGVERTNLFSTVEHDFGDITGYGEVGYYHALFTGSREQSAPLSTAPISIAANAYWNPFGPTTSPNRLANLTGVPTTGLAMNITTYRPVDTGPRTYTVTDDSYRLLGGLKGGWKGWKWDSALLYSKARTKDMTHDAISNTAFQAALNRTDATAYNPFNGGSQPNYSLGDGTPNDRATINSFLINVYRISETSLTLADFKISKKDLFTLPGGDVGIAAGVEWRRETYKDDRDKRLDGTIKYTNSVTGVTYGTDVMGASGAPDVNAHRSVASAFFELAVPIVSPEMNIPFVEEISLQIAARDEEYSDFGNVLKPKGAIYWKVGQGFAIRGSVSQSFRAPNLPQFYSDGTTVSNTRTDFAACRINTPTVTTCPSASTIEVRSGNKNLKPEEADNATIGFVYQPTFIPRQYGKLTLTSDFWSIREKNIVGILGGYNQIAYDWLLRQSGSSNPNVVRDAPVGTATVGNIAYISDTYSNLQPRMVQGADFSLDYDLDDTPWGDFGLSINVAKLLKYDQAPGQTESILLQAVAAGKLPGITIASAGNQIQFDGFPEFRGTASVSWRKDGWGAGAFVNYVGEVYDTGPAQVNGQYFPIKEWTTVSFYGQYAFKDGMFDGSTVRVGVRNAFDKDPPLSASNFGYSGALHNATGRYWYMNLSKRF
- a CDS encoding FecR domain-containing protein; the protein is MERETGSRREAVRQAAALWVVRLDDASCSAADRAAFEAWRDESHEHEAAFEREAAAWARLERLRAMRPAAERPDRDLLAAERRPVLPRLSRSVWARGMAAAAVLALSVAGVTTFGGGTAYATAIGERRVVVLSDNSRIELNTDSKVVVRYRRGVREVRLVRGEAVFEAASDSRPFVVRAEDAVMRADGVSELAVRLRADGATVTVKKGAVALDPEPAQPKDEMRLKAGVAAVYTAAGSRARAISEGEIDRVLAWRQGAIALNGQSLEQAVAEFNRYNRQQVRIVDPSINGLRLAGYFQTTEPRSFVDAVTSTFPVQASEDDDGDIRLWRKG
- a CDS encoding RNA polymerase sigma factor — translated: MMAQEDDDRRAWFRREILPLEADLLAYARRFCRDGQTDPEDLVHEAFARAIACKTWREIGNPGAFANRVLRNCALDALRRRKVLTITAVADFDRIEPLDEAPSPHAVIESREELRLLADAIAELPTQCRRVFTLRKVYSLSPDEIAVRLGLSVSTVEKHLVKGLRYCSDKLGRRIGRKSKVDEGRSWSARRDHDAKR